A portion of the Pedobacter cryoconitis genome contains these proteins:
- a CDS encoding glycosyltransferase family 2 protein, producing MDKVSIVIVTYNAVRDLQNCLDSIKKQTYASFEVIVVDGLSQDGTVDILKKNSDIITKWISEKDKGIYDAMNKALKMVTGDWVYFLGADDLLLPDFSPMLNGLQEKNAIYYGSVLKGKEKYLGYLSPYNQAKIGICHQSMIYPKRVFDKYHFDERYRISADHHLNMKCWADPDFKIQFADFVIADFNETGISSLSKDELFEKEKSGLMLKYFGFSIWSRFMFRELKWWLFNRANRSISS from the coding sequence ATGGACAAAGTATCTATTGTTATCGTTACCTATAATGCAGTCCGCGATTTGCAAAACTGCCTGGACAGTATTAAAAAACAAACATACGCTTCATTCGAGGTTATTGTAGTTGATGGATTAAGTCAGGACGGAACAGTAGATATTCTGAAAAAAAATAGTGATATCATCACGAAATGGATCAGTGAAAAGGATAAAGGAATATATGATGCTATGAATAAGGCATTAAAAATGGTGACTGGAGATTGGGTCTATTTTTTAGGCGCTGACGATCTCCTCTTACCCGATTTCTCCCCTATGTTAAATGGCCTTCAAGAAAAAAATGCTATATACTATGGAAGCGTACTGAAGGGCAAAGAAAAGTATTTAGGCTACCTGAGCCCATATAACCAAGCCAAAATAGGGATCTGTCACCAATCTATGATCTATCCTAAAAGGGTTTTTGATAAATATCATTTCGACGAAAGATACCGCATCTCAGCAGACCATCATCTCAATATGAAATGCTGGGCTGACCCAGACTTTAAAATTCAGTTTGCCGATTTTGTCATTGCTGATTTCAACGAAACAGGTATTTCTTCTTTATCAAAAGACGAACTCTTTGAGAAAGAAAAAAGTGGTCTGATGCTTAAGTATTTTGGCTTCTCTATCTGGTCAAGATTTATGTTCAGAGAATTAAAATGGTGGTTATTTAACAGAGCTAACAGGTCTATTTCCAGCTAA
- a CDS encoding glycosyltransferase family 2 protein, with translation MLEKYPKITVITPSFNQGAYLEHTITSILNQGYPNLEYIVIDGGSTDHSIEIIKKYEHLLTYWVSEKDKGLYHALQKGFSRSTGEIMCWINSDDMHHRRSLMTIAELFKDFPDINWIMGKNTFYDEQGREFIYGTNMFNERWSKWKMYDQDGEYIQQESVFWRRSLWEKSGAYIDTNLSLASDAELWLRFFRHDQLYSTELLLSGFRFRSGIQKSKDQREEYIAELSTVIQRELSIGNTRAYFRFMRFMKFFAKLIPLFKLKSKITMKVMAMPPKIVYNPDGTYRFSWK, from the coding sequence ATGTTAGAGAAATACCCTAAAATAACTGTAATAACACCATCTTTTAACCAGGGAGCATATCTGGAGCATACCATAACTTCGATTTTGAATCAGGGATATCCTAATTTGGAATATATTGTTATTGATGGTGGTAGTACGGATCATTCGATAGAGATTATAAAAAAATATGAACACCTTTTAACTTATTGGGTCAGCGAAAAAGATAAGGGTCTATACCATGCCTTACAGAAAGGATTTTCGCGGTCAACGGGAGAAATTATGTGTTGGATAAATTCTGATGATATGCATCATAGAAGATCCTTAATGACTATAGCAGAACTCTTTAAAGATTTCCCGGATATTAACTGGATCATGGGAAAAAATACCTTTTATGATGAGCAGGGCAGGGAGTTTATTTATGGCACTAATATGTTTAATGAAAGGTGGTCAAAGTGGAAAATGTACGATCAGGATGGCGAATATATTCAACAGGAATCTGTTTTCTGGAGACGTAGTTTATGGGAAAAATCTGGTGCTTATATAGATACGAATCTTTCTCTTGCTAGTGACGCTGAGTTATGGTTAAGGTTCTTCAGACATGATCAGCTTTATTCAACAGAACTTTTGCTTTCCGGATTCCGTTTCAGAAGTGGAATTCAAAAGAGTAAAGATCAAAGGGAAGAATATATAGCGGAACTCAGTACTGTCATTCAACGGGAATTAAGTATAGGAAATACAAGAGCTTATTTTCGGTTTATGCGTTTTATGAAATTTTTCGCAAAGCTTATTCCCCTGTTTAAATTAAAAAGTAAGATTACTATGAAAGTTATGGCTATGCCTCCAAAAATAGTTTATAATCCTGATGGAACTTACAGATTTAGCTGGAAATAG